From one Solanum stenotomum isolate F172 chromosome 12, ASM1918654v1, whole genome shotgun sequence genomic stretch:
- the LOC125848469 gene encoding peroxidase 51-like, with the protein MERSNVLILAIIVILGGAEGQLVENFYGFTCPNVEFIVQQAVSIKFSQTFVTIPATLRLFFHDCFVEGCDASVMIASPNGDAEKDFKDNLSLAGDGFDTVVKAKQAVEAQCPGVVSCADILAIATRDVVVLAGGPSYNVELGRRDGLISQASRVAGKLPEPDFNLIQLNTMFASHNLSQFDMIALSGAHTLGFSHCDRFADRLYSFTPSNPVDPSLDPEYAKELKDMCPQNVDPSIAINMDPATPRTFDNEYYKNLVKGKGLFTSDQVLFTDDSSQGTVSDFADNAFDFNGAFVTAMRKLGRVGVKTGDQGEIRLDCTRFNS; encoded by the exons atGGAGAGATCGAATGTGTTGATCTTGGCAATCATAGTGATTCTTGGCGGAGCTGAAGGGCAACTAGTAGAGAACTTCTATGGTTTTACTTGTCCTAATGTGGAATTCATAGTTCAGCAAGCTGTGTCTATAAAGTTCAGCCAGACTTTTGTCACTATTCCAGCGACTTTGCGTCTCTTTTTCCATGATTGCTTTGTTGAG GGATGTGACGCGTCTGTTATGATAGCTTCACCAAATGGAGACGCGGAAAAGGATTTCAAGGATAACCTTTCCCTTGCAGGAGATGGCTTTGACACTGTGGTAAAGGCAAAACAAGCCGTAGAGGCTCAGTGTCCTGGAGTAGTGTCATGTGCAGATATCTTAGCTATTGCCACTAGAGACGTTGTAGTGCTG GCAGGGGGGCCTTCATACAATGTAGAATTGGGACGTCGTGATGGGCTCATCTCCCAGGCATCTCGGGTTGCTGGAAAATTGCCAGAACCTGACTTCAATCTCATTCAACTGAACACTATGTTTGCCAGCCACAATCTCAGCCAGTTTGACATGATAGCTCTTTCAGGGGCTCACACACTTGGCTTCTCTCATTGTGACCGTTTTGCAGACCGTCTCTACTCATTTACCCCATCCAACCCTGTTGACCCTTCTTTGGATCCAGAATATGCTAAAGAACTTAAGGATATGTGCCCTCAAAATGTAGATCCATCCATCGCTATAAACATGGACCCTGCGACTCCACGAACCTTTGACAATGAGTATTACAAGAATCTGGTTAAAGGAAAGGGTTTGTTCACCTCAGATCAGGTGCTCTTCACTGATGATTCTTCTCAAGGCACTGTTAGTGATTTTGCTGATAATGCTTTCGACTTCAATGGAGCTTTTGTCACTGCAATGAGAAAACTCGGAAGGGTTGGTGTCAAAACTGGTGACCAAGGTGAAATAAGACTGGACTGCACCAGGTTCAACTCATGA
- the LOC125848173 gene encoding protein NUCLEAR FUSION DEFECTIVE 4-like, translating into MVRLKERFSLFFNNRWLVFVAAMWIQSFAGIGYLFGSISPIIKSSLNYNQKQIARLGVAKDLGDSVGFLAGTLSEILPLWAALLVGAVQNFIGYGWVWLVVTGRSPTLPLWVMCLLIFIGTNGETYFNTAALVSGVQNFPKSRGPVVGILKGFAGLGGAIMTQIYALIHSPDHASLIFMIAVGPAMVAIALMFIIRPVGGHRQVRPSDGFSFSLIYSICLILASYLMGVMLVQDLIDVSHTVTTIFTGILFVLLLIPVVIPISLTFSQETRVPSEEALLSESQKQDPGVSGHDQEIIFSEVEDEKPKDVDLLPALERQKRIAQLQAKLAQAAAEGAVRVKRRRTPHRGEDFTLMQALIKADFWIIFFSLLFGSGSGLTVIDNLGQMSQSLGYDNTHVFVSMISIWNFLGRVGGGYFSEIIVRDHAYPRHAAMAVAQVVMAFGHFFFAMGWPGAMYIGTLLVGLGYGAHWAIVPAAASELFGLKNFGALYNFLTIANPAGSLVFSGVIASSIYDSEAEKQAQQRHPGQWNGASFLSSFLAVDEPLKCEGAICFFYTSLILCGLCIVASILSMILVYRTKTVYTSLYGKSRT; encoded by the exons ATGGTTCGTTTGAAAGAGAGATTTAGTTTGTTCTTCAATAACAGATGGCTTGTATTCGTAGCTGCAATGTGGATTCAGAGTTTTGCTGGCATTGGGTATTTATTCGGCAGTATTTCTCCCATCATTAAGAGCTCTTTGAATTATAATCAGAAGCAAATTGCCAGATTGGGTGTCGCTAAGGACTTGGGCGATAGTGTTGGATTTCTGGCTGGGACTTTATCCGAAATCTTGCCTTTATGGGCTGCTCTTCTTGTGGGTGCTGTTCAGAACTTTATCGGTTATGGCTGGGTTTGGCTCGTCGTCACCGGCCGATCTCCTACTCTTCCTTTATGGGTT ATGTGCCTTCTTATATTTATAGGAACAAATGGAGAAACCTACTTTAATACAGCGGCACTTGTCTCAGGTGTGCAAAATTTCCCTAAAAGCCGTGGCCCTGTGGTGGGAATACTTAAGGGATTTGCTGGGTTGGGTGGTGCAATTATGACTCAAATATATGCACTGATCCATTCCCCTGATCATGCTTCACTTATATTTATGATTGCTGTGGGACCGGCAATGGTGGCTATCGCCCTCATGTTTATAATTAGGCCTGTTGGCGGCCACAGACAAGTCAGACCATCTGATGGATTCagtttttcattaatttatagCATTTGCCTCATTTTGGCTTCTTACCTGATGGGCGTCATGCTTGTTCAAGACCTCATTGATGTTAGCCACACAGTCACTACAATCTTCACAGGGATTTTGTTCGTTCTATTGCTTATTCCTGTGGTGATTCCCATCTCATTGACTTTCTCGCAAGAAACTAGAGTACCATCAGAAGAGGCTCTTTTATCTGAGTCACAAAAACAAGATCCTGGAGTATCTGGACATGATCAGGAAATTATATTTAGTGAGGTTGAAGATGAGAAGCCTAAGGATGTAGACTTGCTTCCAGCATTAGAAAGGCAAAAAAGAATTGCCCAACTGCAAGCAAAACTTGCCCAAGCAGCTGCAGAAGGAGCAGTGAGGGTCAAAAGAAGACGGACCCCTCATAGAGGGGAGGACTTTACCCTAATGCAGGCTTTGATAAAGGCAGACTTTTGGATTATATTCTTCTCACTACTTTTTGGTTCTGGATCTGGTTTAACCGTGATTGATAACTTGGGCCAGATGAGCCAATCTTTAGGATATGATAACACACATGTATTTGTTTCCATGATCAGCATATGGAACTTCCTCGGTCGTGTTGGGGGTGGATACTTTTCTGAAATAATTGTGAG AGATCATGCCTACCCAAGACATGCAGCCATGGCTGTTGCCCAAGTTGTAATGGCTTTCGGGCATTTCTTCTTTGCCATGGGATGGCCAGGGGCTATGTACATTGGTACTCTTCTGGTAGGGCTCGGTTATGGGGCTCATTGGGCTATCGTGCCAGCTGCTGCTTCCGAATTGTTTGGCTTAAAGAATTTTGGGGCTTTGTACAATTTCCTCACTATTGCGAACCCAGCTGGTTCACTAGTATTCTCAGGTGTTATTGCTAgtagtatatatgatagtgaagCTGAAAAGCAAGCTCAACAGCGTCATCCCGGCCAATGGAATGGGGcatcttttttatcaagttttctAGCTGTGGATGAACCTTTAAAGTGTGAAGGTGCCATATGCTTCTTCTATACTTCCTTAATACTTTGTGGACTCTGCATCGTTGCTTCTATTCTAAGCATGATTCTGGTTTACCGAACAAAGACTGTATACACTAGTCTTTACGGAAAATCTCGTACATAA